One region of Nitrospirota bacterium genomic DNA includes:
- the rpsP gene encoding 30S ribosomal protein S16, giving the protein MVKIRLARHGRHKRPLYRIVVADSQSPRDGRFIEVLGTYDPLPEPPAVRVDAAKAKAWLERGAQMTTTVRQLLKRAGVGAPSVRAV; this is encoded by the coding sequence ATGGTCAAGATTCGGTTGGCACGACACGGTCGACACAAGCGACCGTTGTACCGCATCGTGGTGGCGGACTCGCAGTCGCCACGAGACGGACGGTTTATTGAAGTGTTGGGCACCTATGATCCGTTGCCCGAGCCTCCCGCGGTCCGCGTGGATGCGGCGAAGGCGAAGGCTTGGTTGGAGCGGGGAGCACAGATGACGACCACGGTTCGCCAGCTGTTAAAGCGCGCCGGAGTCGGAGCCCCATCCGTGCGCGCGGTGTGA
- a CDS encoding diguanylate cyclase has translation MGFEIERERVKELFQHTSDGVMVIDRALRIVALNPSAERLTACSADTALGQRVCNEVAVCQNAEGFELCETACPGLAALERQETSPVLEVNLPGRGGQTAPAACVPLKAVDGSALAMILIRDVTDRAALEEEILSVDRVDRVSGFYARTYFDDLYRREVKLAERQRRKLAAVVVSMSGEVLDGPDADQAIRAVGEAVRASLRKVDIAGRYDHAAFAMVLLDTDSDGAASLVSRIEARLKAQKAEGRLRGDLSVSYGVGTVSNDGYAGLIKAAKHAVKRVE, from the coding sequence GTGGGGTTCGAGATCGAGCGGGAACGGGTGAAAGAGTTGTTTCAACACACCTCGGACGGGGTGATGGTCATCGACCGGGCCTTGCGCATCGTGGCCCTCAACCCGTCGGCTGAGCGGCTCACCGCGTGCTCGGCTGACACTGCGTTGGGGCAGCGAGTGTGCAACGAGGTTGCGGTGTGTCAGAACGCCGAGGGGTTCGAACTGTGCGAGACGGCCTGCCCCGGTCTGGCGGCGCTGGAGCGCCAGGAGACGAGTCCGGTCCTCGAAGTGAATTTGCCCGGTCGCGGCGGACAGACCGCGCCGGCGGCGTGTGTACCGTTGAAGGCGGTAGACGGGTCAGCGTTGGCCATGATCCTGATCCGAGACGTGACAGATCGCGCTGCGCTCGAAGAGGAGATTCTGTCGGTCGATCGGGTGGATCGGGTGTCGGGGTTCTACGCCCGAACCTACTTCGACGACCTCTATCGGCGTGAGGTCAAGTTGGCCGAGCGCCAGCGACGGAAGCTGGCGGCCGTCGTCGTCTCCATGTCCGGGGAGGTCTTGGACGGGCCGGACGCCGATCAGGCCATCCGGGCGGTCGGTGAGGCGGTCCGTGCGTCGCTTCGGAAGGTTGACATCGCGGGACGGTATGATCACGCGGCGTTCGCGATGGTATTGCTCGACACGGATTCGGACGGTGCGGCGAGTTTGGTGTCTCGGATCGAGGCGAGACTCAAGGCTCAGAAGGCCGAAGGTCGGTTGCGCGGCGATTTGTCGGTTTCGTACGGCGTGGGCACCGTGTCAAACGACGGCTACGCGGGCTTGATCAAGGCGGCCAAACACGCGGTCAAGCGAGTGGAGTAA